In one Neobacillus sp. CF12 genomic region, the following are encoded:
- a CDS encoding SA1362 family protein, with the protein MAFLKNRISVPLVGSIIVLGIIGIISAFTGNPIGFLKNIAVFAMVGLAFYFVFRLIRRSNPKNKEQQAFIKAAKKSKKRLQTKGGEQTAKSTSFGSLTTLKKSKTKKKSPVHLTVIDGKKGKKKNRASL; encoded by the coding sequence GTGGCTTTCTTGAAAAATCGGATTTCCGTTCCTTTGGTTGGTAGTATTATTGTTTTAGGGATTATTGGCATTATTAGCGCATTTACAGGTAATCCTATTGGTTTTCTTAAGAATATTGCAGTATTTGCAATGGTTGGTTTAGCCTTCTATTTTGTTTTTAGGCTCATTCGCAGATCAAATCCAAAGAATAAAGAGCAGCAGGCATTTATTAAAGCAGCTAAGAAGTCGAAAAAACGATTACAGACTAAAGGTGGAGAACAAACTGCAAAGAGTACATCTTTTGGTTCACTAACTACTCTGAAGAAAAGCAAGACAAAGAAGAAATCCCCTGTTCACTTAACAGTCATTGATGGCAAAAAAGGCAAAAAGAAAAATCGAGCGTCATTATAA
- a CDS encoding heavy metal translocating P-type ATPase, with the protein MLEQSLKIGGMTCAACAKRIEKVTKKLGGVQESSVNYATEKLSIQYDETVVSLPVIRATIEKAGYEALLESAKRILQIEGMTCAACAKRIEKVTSKLDGVLESSVNYATEKLSISFEPSKVRVSDIKQAIEKAGYKAIEEETTVDNDKERKEKEINVLWKKFVISTVFTVPLLVITMGHMFFEPLGFKLPAIIDPMVNPLYFGLIQLLLVLPVLFAGNKFFTVGFSSLISRSPNMDSLIAMGTSAAFLYGIFAIFQIYGGNIDYAYDLYFEAAGVIITLILLGKYLEAVTKGKTSEAIKKLMGLAPKTAIIIRNGKEVEMAIEEVEVGDIIVVRPGEKMPVDGEVIDGMTSVDESMLTGESMPVEKNIGDAIIGASINKNGLIKYKATRVGKDTALAQIIKLVEDAQGSKAPIAKMADIISGYFVPVVIGIAIAAALAWYFFAGETGVFSLTIFISVLVIACPCALGLATPTAIMVGTGKGAEYGVLIKSGVALETTHKIKTIVFDKTGTITEGKPKVTDVVVTSEITEEYLLQLAASAEKGSEHPLGEAIVKDAEERGIEFKKLNYFKAIPGHGIEVEMDGKNILLGNRKLMVESEIPLKDLEVTSDRLAGEGKTPMYVAINGQMAGIIAVADTVKDNSKKAIEQLHKMGIEVAMITGDNRRTAEAIAKQVGIDRVLAEVLPEDKANEVKKIQAEGREVAMVGDGINDAPALAQADIGIAIGSGTDVAMESADIVLMRSDLMDVPTAIQLSKKTISNIKQNLFWAFGYNTLGIPIAMGVLYLFGGPLLNPIIAAAAMSLSSVSVLLNALRLKGFKPVR; encoded by the coding sequence GTGTTGGAACAGAGTCTTAAAATAGGTGGTATGACTTGTGCTGCTTGTGCCAAACGAATTGAAAAAGTAACAAAAAAGCTTGGGGGTGTTCAAGAGTCAAGCGTCAATTATGCAACCGAGAAATTAAGCATTCAATATGATGAAACTGTCGTATCACTCCCAGTTATTCGTGCAACGATTGAGAAGGCAGGGTATGAGGCATTGCTAGAGTCGGCTAAGAGGATACTGCAAATAGAAGGAATGACCTGTGCAGCATGTGCGAAAAGAATTGAAAAGGTAACGAGTAAACTTGATGGTGTATTGGAATCGAGTGTGAATTATGCTACCGAAAAATTATCAATAAGTTTTGAGCCTTCTAAGGTGAGAGTTTCAGATATTAAACAGGCAATTGAGAAGGCAGGATATAAAGCAATAGAAGAGGAAACGACAGTTGATAATGATAAAGAGAGAAAGGAAAAAGAAATCAATGTACTTTGGAAGAAGTTTGTGATTTCCACTGTCTTTACTGTGCCGCTGCTTGTAATCACAATGGGCCATATGTTTTTTGAACCGCTTGGTTTTAAACTTCCAGCGATTATCGATCCAATGGTAAATCCACTATACTTTGGCTTAATTCAATTATTATTAGTACTTCCAGTTTTATTTGCTGGCAATAAGTTCTTTACGGTTGGCTTTAGTTCTTTGATCAGTAGAAGTCCCAATATGGACTCTTTAATTGCTATGGGAACTTCTGCAGCATTCCTTTACGGAATCTTTGCTATTTTTCAGATATATGGCGGAAACATTGATTATGCCTACGATTTATATTTTGAAGCGGCAGGCGTTATTATAACATTAATCCTGCTAGGTAAATATTTAGAAGCCGTTACAAAAGGAAAGACCTCGGAGGCAATAAAGAAACTAATGGGTCTAGCTCCCAAAACAGCGATCATTATTCGAAATGGTAAAGAAGTAGAAATGGCCATCGAAGAAGTAGAGGTTGGTGATATCATTGTCGTTAGACCAGGAGAGAAGATGCCCGTAGATGGTGAAGTAATCGATGGGATGACTTCTGTTGATGAATCAATGCTGACTGGTGAAAGTATGCCAGTAGAAAAAAATATAGGCGATGCTATTATTGGTGCGAGTATCAATAAAAATGGATTGATAAAATATAAGGCTACTAGAGTCGGTAAAGATACTGCTTTAGCACAGATTATTAAACTAGTAGAAGATGCGCAAGGTTCAAAGGCTCCAATTGCCAAGATGGCAGATATTATTTCTGGATATTTTGTTCCTGTGGTAATTGGAATCGCGATTGCGGCGGCGTTGGCTTGGTATTTCTTTGCGGGTGAAACGGGAGTATTCTCTTTAACAATTTTTATCTCTGTTCTTGTTATTGCTTGCCCATGTGCTTTAGGTTTGGCAACTCCAACAGCTATTATGGTTGGTACAGGAAAAGGTGCTGAATATGGCGTACTAATTAAAAGCGGTGTTGCATTAGAAACTACTCACAAAATTAAAACCATTGTCTTTGATAAGACTGGTACGATAACGGAGGGCAAACCTAAGGTTACGGATGTTGTTGTGACAAGTGAAATAACGGAGGAATACTTGCTCCAATTGGCTGCCTCTGCTGAAAAAGGGTCAGAGCATCCATTAGGTGAAGCGATTGTGAAAGATGCTGAAGAAAGAGGCATAGAATTTAAAAAATTAAATTACTTCAAAGCAATTCCTGGTCATGGAATTGAGGTTGAAATGGATGGTAAGAACATTTTACTCGGAAATCGAAAGCTTATGGTTGAAAGTGAAATTCCGCTAAAAGACCTTGAGGTTACATCTGATAGGCTTGCTGGCGAGGGTAAAACCCCCATGTATGTCGCAATAAATGGTCAGATGGCTGGAATTATCGCAGTAGCAGATACCGTTAAAGATAATAGTAAAAAAGCAATTGAACAACTTCATAAGATGGGCATAGAAGTTGCCATGATTACTGGCGATAACAGAAGAACGGCAGAGGCGATTGCAAAACAGGTCGGTATTGACAGAGTGTTAGCGGAAGTCCTTCCTGAAGACAAAGCAAACGAGGTTAAAAAGATTCAAGCAGAAGGTAGAGAAGTAGCAATGGTGGGAGATGGTATAAATGATGCTCCTGCGCTTGCACAGGCTGATATCGGAATTGCAATTGGTTCTGGTACCGATGTTGCAATGGAATCTGCAGACATTGTTCTCATGAGAAGTGACCTAATGGATGTACCAACTGCCATCCAATTAAGTAAGAAAACAATCTCAAACATAAAACAAAACTTATTTTGGGCATTTGGTTACAACACATTAGGAATACCAATAGCGATGGGAGTCCTCTACTTATTCGGAGGACCGCTGTTAAACCCAATCATCGCTGCCGCCGCCATGAGTTTAAGCTCGGTCTCTGTATTATTAAATGCATTAAGACTAAAAGGATTTAAACCTGTCAGGTAA
- a CDS encoding patatin-like phospholipase family protein, producing MKIDGVFSGGGIKGFALIGAIQEIERRGFQFERVAGTSAGSIVAALIAAGYGSSEMEQLLDELDLTKFLDARKMIIPFPFAKWLFVYWKLGLYKGNELEKWIEEKLAAKGVRTFSDLPPQNLRIIASDLSNGRLMVLPDDLVKYGISPGSFSIAKAVRMSCSIPYFFEPVKMKSMDGVNVIVDGGVLSNFPMWLFDRDNLQKVRPVIGIKLSANEYEHEKHQIKNAIQLFGALFETMKDAHDSRYISRKHEKNIIFIPTEGALTIEFHLTEEKKQELFELGRKSAEKFFKSWCY from the coding sequence ATGAAAATAGACGGTGTTTTTTCTGGGGGAGGAATAAAAGGTTTTGCCCTTATAGGGGCCATTCAAGAGATCGAAAGAAGAGGATTTCAATTTGAAAGGGTTGCTGGGACCAGTGCAGGGTCAATTGTTGCTGCCTTAATTGCTGCGGGTTATGGCAGTAGTGAGATGGAACAGCTTCTTGATGAGTTAGATTTAACTAAGTTTCTTGATGCACGCAAAATGATTATTCCTTTTCCTTTTGCTAAATGGTTGTTCGTGTATTGGAAGTTGGGATTATATAAAGGGAACGAGTTAGAGAAATGGATTGAAGAAAAATTAGCAGCAAAGGGTGTGAGAACCTTTTCAGATTTACCGCCTCAAAACTTACGGATTATCGCTTCAGACCTTTCAAATGGCAGGTTGATGGTTTTGCCTGATGATTTGGTGAAGTATGGTATCTCGCCAGGATCCTTTTCAATTGCAAAAGCGGTTAGAATGAGCTGCAGTATTCCATATTTTTTTGAACCAGTTAAAATGAAATCTATGGATGGAGTAAATGTTATCGTGGATGGAGGAGTATTAAGCAACTTCCCAATGTGGCTTTTCGACCGGGATAATCTTCAAAAAGTAAGGCCAGTAATTGGAATTAAGTTAAGCGCTAATGAATATGAGCATGAAAAACATCAAATCAAGAATGCCATTCAATTGTTTGGCGCCTTGTTTGAAACGATGAAGGATGCGCATGATTCACGTTATATTTCAAGAAAACATGAAAAGAATATCATATTTATTCCGACTGAGGGGGCATTGACGATTGAATTTCATTTGACAGAGGAAAAAAAGCAGGAACTGTTCGAGTTAGGTCGAAAATCTGCAGAAAAGTTTTTTAAGTCTTGGTGTTATTAA
- a CDS encoding YqhR family membrane protein gives MVNSPKKSNYPKPMSFTAVVFWTGLFGGLFWGTIGFLAYYFNFTEIRPNVILDPWALGDWKNEWIGTIISIILLGILSVGAAFVYSIALKKFNGIWLGFGYGIALFLLVYLVLNPIFPDMKPFLDLSRNTVITTLCLYLVYGLFIGYSINYEYEINHMEENETAS, from the coding sequence ATGGTTAACAGTCCAAAAAAATCAAATTATCCAAAACCAATGTCTTTTACAGCTGTTGTTTTTTGGACGGGTCTATTCGGAGGTCTATTTTGGGGGACTATCGGTTTTCTTGCATACTACTTTAATTTTACTGAAATTCGTCCTAATGTAATATTAGATCCATGGGCATTAGGCGATTGGAAGAATGAATGGATCGGGACAATTATCTCCATCATTTTACTTGGGATTTTATCCGTTGGTGCAGCATTTGTTTATTCTATTGCACTAAAAAAATTTAATGGAATTTGGCTGGGATTTGGGTATGGTATTGCCCTTTTCTTGCTTGTGTACTTGGTGTTAAATCCAATCTTTCCAGATATGAAGCCTTTTTTAGACTTAAGTCGCAATACGGTCATTACGACATTATGTTTATATCTGGTTTATGGATTATTTATTGGTTACTCAATTAACTATGAATATGAAATAAATCACATGGAAGAAAATGAAACGGCTTCTTAA
- a CDS encoding HAMP domain-containing sensor histidine kinase, protein MQSISRRLSILLVISAVSAILLVTVFVNLTVSNKFNEYMIDIQNKRYERIVSYFEEAYKREGKWTSDTGVELMHEAYMGNYCLTLLDSGKQAVWGMDPDDLQTQIHIGEMSGHDSGVYTTKTFEIKVNGKIVGFIDIGQYSSVLLSEEDLTFKSSINKSIIASGALALIIIISLSLYFSKQFSTPIRAVAKMSVSLSKGNFDTVSTIKSNIAELEDLRKSVNILAGKLKYQDALRKRLVSDITHEIRTPLNVLQNNLEGMVDGVVPVTKENLNYLNEEVIRFGTLINDLNLLKEFESESIKLNYETIYLDDLITEMSKDFLMGNVHKNITFEYGLATDEKHQIIGDKDKIKQVMINLLSNSIKFTENNGKIVIKLYRDTKHIIVEVIDNGIGIKQEDLPFIFERLYRGDKSRNQIEGNGIGLTIVKNILDLHNAIIKVDSKEGIGTTVKIYFDSSK, encoded by the coding sequence GTGCAATCGATTAGCAGAAGATTGAGTATCTTATTGGTGATTTCTGCCGTTTCGGCTATCCTCCTCGTCACTGTATTTGTCAATCTGACTGTCTCAAATAAATTTAACGAATACATGATTGATATTCAAAACAAGAGATATGAAAGAATTGTTTCCTATTTTGAAGAGGCCTATAAGCGGGAAGGGAAATGGACCTCAGATACAGGTGTAGAATTAATGCACGAGGCATATATGGGAAATTATTGTTTGACTCTTTTAGATAGCGGCAAACAGGCAGTCTGGGGAATGGACCCTGATGACTTACAAACTCAAATCCATATCGGAGAAATGTCAGGACATGATAGTGGTGTTTATACAACCAAAACGTTTGAAATTAAGGTGAATGGTAAAATAGTTGGGTTTATCGATATTGGACAATATTCGTCTGTGCTTCTATCAGAAGAAGATTTAACCTTTAAGTCTTCCATTAACAAAAGCATTATTGCTAGTGGTGCCCTTGCTCTAATTATCATCATTAGCTTAAGTCTGTACTTTTCAAAACAATTTTCTACTCCAATTCGAGCAGTAGCAAAAATGTCTGTCAGCCTATCTAAAGGGAACTTTGATACTGTATCTACTATAAAAAGTAATATTGCAGAGTTAGAGGATTTAAGAAAGAGTGTGAACATCCTTGCAGGTAAATTAAAGTATCAGGACGCACTTAGAAAAAGATTGGTATCGGATATAACACATGAGATTAGAACGCCTTTGAATGTGCTGCAAAATAATCTTGAGGGCATGGTTGATGGCGTGGTGCCAGTAACGAAAGAGAATTTAAATTATTTAAATGAGGAAGTAATCCGATTTGGTACATTAATAAATGACTTAAACCTATTAAAAGAGTTTGAATCAGAAAGTATTAAACTAAATTATGAAACCATTTACCTAGATGATTTAATTACTGAAATGAGTAAAGATTTCTTAATGGGAAATGTCCATAAAAATATTACCTTCGAATATGGATTAGCTACGGATGAAAAACACCAAATTATTGGAGATAAAGATAAGATAAAACAAGTCATGATAAATTTATTATCCAACTCTATTAAATTTACCGAAAATAATGGAAAGATTGTTATTAAACTTTATAGAGATACTAAACACATCATTGTGGAAGTGATAGATAACGGGATTGGTATTAAGCAGGAAGATTTGCCGTTTATTTTTGAAAGGCTATATAGAGGGGATAAAAGTAGAAACCAAATTGAAGGAAATGGGATCGGTTTAACGATTGTCAAGAATATCCTAGATCTACATAATGCGATTATTAAGGTAGATAGTAAGGAAGGAATAGGAACAACTGTGAAGATTTACTTTGATTCATCAAAATAA
- a CDS encoding sulfite exporter TauE/SafE family protein, protein MSIIKERIKVFEMTCTSCEKRVERTVKKLDGVLDVKASFSGQFAEIEFDDERCNIKKIKTSIQSVGYSTENPKDFKFIGIMIAVAAVVLLGINTGNYDMESQLNNASYAVLFVVGVFTSIHCVGMCGGIMLSQSIGKESKNKFEAIKPALLYNAGRVVAYTILGGVIGAIGSVFALSLTAKAGLQLFAGVFMIVMGFNIAGFKAFRKFQIKLPNVACTAMSKPRAPFFVGLLNGLMPCGPLQTMQIFALGTGSAAAGALSMFMFSIGTVPLMLTFGALAGLLSKGYTKKILKFSGVLIIMLGLIMSNRGLALAGMNMSPMAIMSNVGAFGDANASSSSSDGIKATIKDGVQVLNMTANIYGYTPKTLYVQKGIPLKWVINGEEITGCNNTIVVPDLEIQQKLQSGNNLIEFMPGSEDLNFSCWMGMKRGVIKVVDDLEAITASSSDGNGIDSAVTAPPVEPAKPSIYGDDFSKVATERLVKKAEVAANEQTLTIKGTGYEFEPLIMVVNKGVNTKMALDLSFFENAEGYFMILDTSTMQIVTDFTGTKGVNNIEFTISNRGTYGIYLNEQELLAIIEVVDDVHSVNLEEIRVKYMQ, encoded by the coding sequence ATGAGTATAATAAAAGAACGTATAAAGGTATTTGAAATGACCTGTACCTCCTGTGAGAAGCGAGTTGAGCGAACTGTAAAAAAATTAGATGGGGTTCTCGATGTAAAAGCTAGTTTTAGCGGTCAATTTGCGGAAATTGAATTTGATGATGAACGCTGTAATATAAAAAAGATTAAAACTTCGATTCAAAGTGTAGGTTATAGTACTGAAAACCCTAAAGACTTTAAGTTTATAGGCATTATGATTGCAGTAGCAGCCGTTGTGTTACTGGGAATCAACACTGGGAATTACGATATGGAATCACAACTAAATAATGCTTCATATGCTGTATTATTTGTAGTTGGAGTGTTTACTTCTATCCATTGTGTAGGTATGTGCGGTGGAATCATGCTTTCACAAAGTATTGGAAAAGAAAGCAAGAACAAATTTGAAGCAATAAAGCCAGCACTTTTATATAATGCCGGAAGAGTGGTCGCGTATACGATACTTGGCGGGGTCATTGGCGCGATTGGTTCAGTTTTCGCTCTATCCCTAACTGCTAAAGCGGGTTTGCAGTTATTTGCTGGTGTTTTCATGATTGTAATGGGCTTTAATATAGCTGGTTTTAAGGCCTTTAGAAAATTCCAAATTAAATTGCCAAATGTGGCTTGTACAGCAATGAGTAAACCAAGGGCACCTTTTTTTGTTGGACTTCTCAATGGATTAATGCCCTGTGGTCCTTTACAGACTATGCAAATTTTCGCTTTGGGTACAGGTAGTGCTGCAGCTGGTGCCCTATCGATGTTTATGTTCTCCATCGGAACGGTCCCATTAATGCTGACCTTTGGTGCATTAGCTGGGTTATTAAGTAAAGGTTATACAAAGAAAATTCTCAAATTTAGCGGTGTTTTAATTATTATGCTTGGACTTATTATGAGCAATAGAGGGCTTGCTTTGGCTGGGATGAATATGAGTCCAATGGCTATTATGTCTAATGTCGGAGCCTTTGGTGATGCAAACGCCTCATCGTCTTCCTCTGATGGTATAAAAGCCACAATCAAAGATGGCGTTCAGGTCTTGAATATGACTGCGAATATTTATGGTTATACTCCAAAAACTCTTTATGTCCAAAAGGGAATCCCGCTTAAATGGGTTATTAATGGTGAAGAAATTACTGGCTGTAATAATACGATTGTAGTGCCAGATTTGGAAATACAACAGAAACTGCAAAGCGGAAATAATCTAATTGAATTCATGCCAGGCAGTGAGGATCTAAATTTTAGCTGCTGGATGGGAATGAAGCGTGGAGTTATTAAAGTTGTCGATGATTTAGAAGCTATCACTGCTTCAAGCAGTGACGGAAACGGGATTGATTCAGCTGTTACTGCACCACCAGTGGAGCCTGCTAAGCCTAGTATCTACGGTGACGATTTTAGTAAGGTAGCGACAGAACGTTTAGTTAAGAAGGCTGAAGTGGCTGCTAACGAGCAGACACTTACAATAAAAGGAACCGGATATGAGTTTGAGCCGCTTATTATGGTGGTTAATAAAGGTGTAAATACTAAAATGGCTTTAGACCTATCATTCTTTGAAAATGCAGAAGGGTACTTTATGATTTTGGATACATCAACAATGCAAATTGTTACCGATTTTACTGGGACAAAAGGGGTAAATAATATTGAATTTACTATTAGTAATCGTGGGACATATGGTATCTACCTAAATGAACAAGAATTACTTGCCATTATTGAAGTAGTAGATGATGTACATTCGGTAAATCTAGAAGAAATTAGAGTAAAATACATGCAATAA
- the splB gene encoding spore photoproduct lyase: MEPFMPQLVYFEPRALEYPLGKELKEKFEKLNLEIRETTSHNQIRDLPGDNENQKYRNAKSTLVVGIRKTLKFDTSKPSAEYAIPLATGCMGHCHYCYLQTTLGSKPYIRTYVNLEDIFEQAQKYMDERKPEITRFEAACTSDIVGLDHLTHSLKKTIEFIGQSEFGMLRFVTKFHHVDHLLDANHNGRTRFRFSVNSRFVIKNFEPGTSSFEDRLSAARKVAKANYPLGFIIAPIYLHEDWKEGYRELFERLSDELSGLNIPNLTFELIQHRFTKPAKNVIAKRYPKTKLEMDEEKRKYKWGRYGIGKYVYPTEEANELETTIRQYIDEYFPNAVVEYFT, from the coding sequence TTGGAACCTTTTATGCCGCAATTAGTATATTTTGAACCAAGAGCCTTAGAATACCCACTTGGAAAAGAACTAAAAGAGAAATTTGAAAAATTGAATCTTGAAATTCGTGAAACTACCTCTCATAACCAGATTCGTGATTTACCTGGAGATAATGAAAATCAGAAATATCGAAATGCAAAATCAACCCTGGTTGTGGGTATTAGAAAGACATTGAAATTTGATACTTCGAAGCCTTCAGCAGAATATGCGATTCCTTTAGCAACAGGTTGTATGGGGCATTGCCATTATTGCTATTTACAAACAACACTTGGAAGCAAACCATATATTCGAACCTATGTAAACCTAGAGGATATTTTTGAACAAGCCCAGAAGTATATGGATGAGCGTAAGCCCGAAATCACAAGATTTGAAGCGGCTTGTACCTCTGACATTGTCGGATTGGATCATTTAACGCATTCTCTTAAGAAGACAATCGAGTTCATTGGCCAATCCGAATTTGGCATGCTTCGCTTTGTAACAAAATTCCATCATGTAGACCACCTGCTTGATGCCAATCACAATGGTCGTACAAGGTTTCGTTTTAGTGTTAACTCCCGTTTTGTAATAAAAAACTTTGAGCCAGGTACATCTTCATTTGAGGATAGATTGTCAGCCGCAAGGAAGGTAGCAAAAGCAAATTACCCATTAGGGTTTATTATTGCTCCCATTTATTTGCATGAAGATTGGAAGGAAGGCTACCGTGAATTATTTGAGCGTTTAAGTGACGAACTTTCAGGTTTGAACATACCAAATTTAACGTTTGAACTCATTCAACACAGATTTACAAAACCTGCAAAAAATGTAATTGCAAAAAGGTATCCGAAAACTAAGCTTGAAATGGACGAGGAAAAACGTAAATATAAATGGGGCCGCTATGGAATTGGCAAATACGTTTACCCGACAGAAGAAGCGAATGAATTAGAAACGACCATTCGCCAATATATCGATGAATACTTCCCAAATGCAGTCGTTGAATATTTCACTTGA